From Rhopalosiphum padi isolate XX-2018 chromosome 2, ASM2088224v1, whole genome shotgun sequence:
taaaataataattaatgatgtcaaatattttaattaagtacagtttttaaattttaccagAATATGATCTAGCAAAATTTAGTTCGGCTAAGGATACCCATTCTTCAGTTAAAGTACAGTATGCCCATacagttttgtaataattttccaAACATTGACcaccaataatataaatatttccatttaatGTGCAAACTGCTGAACCCTTATTAAACTCAGGTATTGGATCAATATATTTCCACTTATTATTACGAGGATCATAATATCCAGCTTCAGTCTTTccaatctaaatttaaaagcaaaatacccttttaaaatataatttttggaatcattaagtttattttaaaacacaacaaaattattaaaatggtaaATTGAAAAACTGTAATCTTTGCTAtacatacttttaatataatttaaagttaaaactgCTTTCTTTACTTCATAAATTATGATTCACCAGTGTAAAATAGATGTAAatagcttataatttaatttaatttaaatttaatacatttgtaaaagtgtaaataaataaatatattataagtaaatattatgtttttttattattatacataaattataaatattattcaatgacATGTAACCTCCACGTTTACTATATACTAGAGGTTATCTAATAGATggattaatttttcatattaataataacaacaaaataaaaacagtaagacaataaatattgaaacaattataaagaataatattatatatggtttAATAGAAgattttaaaacagttattggtatacatttataattatttataattataaatataaaattaaaatattgaaaaaactttagacaaaacatagataatattattctttattgtatttaaaatactttaattccataaatgtattgaaatgaAATTTGTAGATTTAAACTAAATGACATATGtgaaaaacaaatttctatTCTCTCTCCACTCTTAGTTATGACTATTATAGAAGTCTGAGAGATTTTTGTGTGTTGCAtccttttaattttaacattataaacttcgcttaaaattttgatattaacCCGTTATAATcacattatatgaatattttaccatattaattataaataatgtggaatgtttaatttaagaatcatttaaaagattaaaataaacaacttaCTATGTAAATTAATCCTTTAACGCGAGCAacataagtatcatttttaaatgtttcaatatgGTTGATTTCAGAATAAACGACATACCAcgcttttttatttaaatcataatattctataacacTGGCATTTTGTTTTTTCAGAAGTGCAACCGCCAatctaataaaaacattataatatttcatgattattagttttttttttaatagaaatttttttataaatcaatatatccataacattataataaatgaactgtgaattagaaattattaagtgtatactatatataaataagatttttacCACATAAACATATGATTCAAGCTGTATTATATATGGCTTAAGACGTTCAAAATTCATATCAATTAAGGATATCCATTTGTTTGTTTTCAAATCAAACATGTTTGCCAATTTCATTCCACTACCATATCTAGAACCTCCAGcagcaaataaaatatttttatcgagtAAAACCACTGTACACAAAGTCCTAGGAGGTAATAAGCGATATTGAAAGGTTTTACAAAGACAATTTTCACACATGCAAGTCTGCCATTGATCAAAGGCAGCATCATACCACTCTGGAGTTGATTCAAATGGATAATGACTTAGCACTAATATGCCCTATAATAATAAgagtaaattaatgtatatcaaaatctaaaatatttgtttttaatttgaggGTAACTtgtctattttaaaaaaaaaaaaacctttaagaTAGTTagcatataaactataaataaattaatcaaacgCTAACTTTTCTAAATGGTCTTCGATGCTCCATTCGAAAAGAACTAATTTCATTAAGTTTAGCACCTTGAAACTCATGAACCTTGATGATTCCTTGGTAAGTATTTAGAACTAATGGCAATCGAACATACCATAATAATTCTGATGAATATTTGGATCTGGTTGCAGGATCATGTTTTATCCAATTCATAACAACATCAtaaaccttaaaataaaatagattcataactatacaataacctatttaataacctaataaaaaaattataccatttctTCTTTAGCAAATAAATCGTCATTCTTGAGTAACACTAGTATTTCATCAAAATTAGTCTCCATAAACTCTTTAGTATTAGCTACaagtctaaaaataattaatgatattagttaatttattttcaaattcaattttgttgcataaattaataattgtttttatttttttgttaataaacagCTATAAGTAATCACTaaccatacaatatattttaagacaGAATTAATGAAATTAGTACTTTTGTTGCCAAAATTTTTACAagcctattttaaaattaataaataattatcagacCCTAATTTACTCAATATAGTTCTAATTGGCGCTCAggagttattaaaatacatattttttttaataatccaaaaaagcaatgcaaaataaaacaaaattaaaaaaatgtaactttaaaaaatgcatttttttgtacatatttaatgCATTTGGTTTgagaaatatattgttttttttttttttttggaacagtaaattattaaataattttattatctttagaactatttttgtttgataCTAAAttaggttaatattataatcatcatacaaagataaaatattttataaagaacaatttaagtttatatagtaatagtaatatttttaatgtacctttatttaaaatttacaaatttatttttaaaattaaaatttaatttacaaatagatttaaatataaaaattacctgaaattatttattatataagtcatGCATAAAGAATAAAGATCATTTAATCCTAGTGTATTAGCTAAATCTTTCATATCTATGCAATTTTCTGTGTCaattatcttttttatgtagttaacaCAAGCATTTTGGACTTCATCTAGTAAAAATATACTAGAACTAATCAATAGatcctgaaataaaaataaaactgagcATGTTTAATTATACTATGACCCATAAGATAAGTAAACCATTTCCCACATGCAGACAGATGTCAGTGATAATCTCAAGGCATTATTTTCCTCACGCAGACATTCAGTgcagtataaatttatatatactgaGTTACCAACCATTGTCAATTATCAAACAAAATTGGGTCGAGGCATGATTTACTTCTCTTATGgtccaaaatatatattataatattaataaggtaaaatgttatgggggaaacaaataataaaaatactaaattggactgaaaatatacaaaataactattaaataactattacctgaacattattttctgtaatatatatttctgatgtgtaaaaaaattgaacaagTATACTCAAAATATCAAAGCTAACatcagttatatttatttctattttatcttGAAACCGTTCTTTAAAATAACTGTCAAACATTCTATCAAAATAATCACTATTTGAAGCTAAAACGGTTTTGTGGGCATTTAGTTTTTGGTTATTCACAACCAACGATACATCCATTGTAGATTCATCTCTGAAATTAATAACAGataatgtgatttaaaattaaatcttataataatgtataaaatgtatttactaataaataataaaacagtaaacTGTATACATACAATTGCATCAAATTTGAGTAAGGTTCATTTATTCCTCTGTAATTGAAACCTTTAGATGTTAAAGCAATTTCGTTTTCCTCATCTGAGTATCTAAAAATCATTACAAAGTATAAACAAAATGGTTAGGTACAATCTTAAGCTTTTTCATGctcataacttataagtagagtttttttagaataaaatgtatagaaatatattatttttagttaacaaAACAATGATGGCACTATTTGTTTTATCTTTCAAGCTCAAACACAACATATTGAATATATTCTGCAGAACCTATcttatgttttaaaacattaaatattttaatgatatcataagcatttttaaactgtaatatCCTGCATATCTACTTACTACTTGTATAAACAAGTCTTTAGTGCTAACATTCATGTAAAtggaatataaaaattgattactaataatttttatttaactaacaaGGTTAAGTATGTTATCAATAATCAATGCATACAAACATAAagtattatagtactatacaaTTCTACAATACTCAAATATAAAACTAcaatgtgtaggtataataatatagttatgttaataaaaataccgATTTGATTTTGATGGGCTATCTTCTTGGTCTGATGTTTCCATTTCAGAATCCATTCTACTGCCTTTATTTGCCAAACATTTTCGTCCAAAATGTCCAACTATCAAGTTCACACCAATCTCGTTTCTATTAAGTGACTAACCTTAATTGTACCTATaccgttatttatattattttgatttcgaAATTTAATAGattcttgaaaataaaatctatcGCATGAAAGTTGTAATAATTCAACATCACAATAAATTCACGATTTACAATTCACAGCCTCGCAGGAATCGGCACCTCGGCAAGATGACCCGCGACCGATGCGCATGGCGCGCCGAAACGATAATAAGAGTGTGGTGGTGTTGTGGTATGATAATACATCAGTACTGCAAACCTTaaaattcaaactattttttttttttatattaaaattttgggATCTCTAGAACACTAGAACCAcagaataaatgtatattttattctgtgcTAGAACATCTTTAAAATATTCGATCTTCAAATCACCAGACTAAAACCATAGACcaataaaatagtttgtaataaTAGCATAACCGCATATTACCATTCTGCACATCAAATAAAACCAATACAAAAATACGGCTTTCTCATTGGTTCAACATTTGgcgcgataaaatattttaattatttattataaattatccatataattaatatattatgcatataagtatatattattagagaACTTCTGGCATTTGCATAATTGTAGCCTATTGTTAGatacctagtataatatatatattatatatatacgtatttaaatttcatcgacaaattaaattattattattataattaagttagttatttgtaaatatttaggtacctacctaacataatatatattataaaatatgtatgtattattattatactattattattttaataattattattataactctttttttttattatcaataaatactttattactaATGATATCTATTTATAGTAACTAAGTATGGTATTTTGTAGAAATCTTActgttgttaatatttaatgtgtgtcgtatgatattttttaaattggtatGATGACATGGTGTATTTTCTTCATAATTTAGTGatccattaattaatttaaaaatgaatctaTCTATAAATTCTGATGCTATGCCTtcttcatttaaaaatactattgtaaAAAATGACTCAATAACTATTGTTcggtcaaatttaaataatatacatgatatcgGTAAATAGGTAGAAGAATTTTTCTACAAAAACTAACACTTGGTGGAATGTACGAACAACAGTTCCTAATGGAACATATATTCAATGCAAGTATATagctatctaataaatataatgtaaataaataactttatttatgaatcagaaatgtaatttaaatgttttttttttactcttttttaattactttacagaaaaaaattatgtttgctACCATAGTTCTCACCATAAAGTAGATAGAACATTAAACAAAAAGAGGTAAATCAAAGAATACTGATTGTaaagcatttattaaaattgtagtaaAAATAGACACTGTTTCTACCAGAAAAAGTGACCCTTTTGTAAAGGTGGGTAAAacacaaagaaaaataataattacatttaagttATATGCAGGGTTACATAGTTACATGTAACTCTTGTATCTTGTAACAAGTtcctcatttttaatttaacttgtaACTAGTTACACATCTtcctgtaattttatattaaaattaaagttaaattaaaagttacattatacataatatacatatttaatatttatcattgtgtgattgtcatatttattatataacaaatttaaaattaaaaaaaaaaattgtgctgtaaattgtaataacaaatttataaacataatattatgtatgttttatatatctTTGGCCGTAATTgactgtatttaatatttcacaaaacaaaatgtttataacaacAATCAACTAATAAGTCATAAAAttagaaactattttttttatattattggtagaaacattttttaatttacaattatttactgaaatattgaaactttaaattaaatactattaaacaactaaataatattttatgtttatagaataaGTACTTAGGTTATGATTACTATTTCAaatattcataatcataatattaacactGCAGAAGCACTACGGTTTTTAAATCCAGATATACATTTAAGAAATACTTTTGAagagtattttaatgatggGATGACAATATCAGATGCATTacggtaaataaataataatgtgacagatttaaagtataatttattttatgctgATTTCTTATAATAGATAGtgccatttaatattaattaaaacatcatttgattgtataatatttataatagaattaacttggtaaaatttaaatataacatttttctgttTCTAATGTTAACAAATTACAATTGATAATCACTAACTctgttagtattattaataaaaattaacattttttaaaaaattgtatcttatcaacctaagtagtaagtatacaaaataaaatatttatattattttataattaatagatatcatgagagtattttaaatatgtcaaaTAAACCTATTGAACATTTTGCGAATGGTAGAATTAACCCAACATATAGGTGTGTACAACATTGGCATGATCAGTGGAGAGTACTAAACCTAGGACCCTGTACTGGTCAAGGAGTAATTATGgtaatcaaatatatatgtttaatagtttatttgatgaatatattatttaaatttattattattattgattattgatttaatataaaatatttttcattacaaattataaatacttttaattttgaaatttattatactacatcagaatagtaaaccaaatcaagtggacttatattttcataattatattacagattttactttttattttcatttttcaacttttcaagtattataagtatttattagagcttaattattatgtacagttcTCAGTAAAATTATGCATGTATTTAAGCACTAAATTtagcattttttatattttataattgtatactcgtattataaattaaaaatattcaacatttcattttcatttggATATTTGGTATTTAGTGAGAATATAACTTGACATTACAGATGTTGAGTATTTAATGAGTGTCGGTTTTATTGTAGATAGAATAGATATTGGatgtaattaattacaaattatttcctATAATCTTTAATGCTACttggtaattaattaaaattttgaattacattctattatagaatattacttgaaattgttttcaatttattttagaaactagaagaaaaaaaagaaacttaTGCTACAAATGGGATTTCATTATACTTCCAAGAGCAACCCAtttgttattcttattttaactcCAATTATGAAACGAGCCCATGATTCGCCATTATCCAAAGATATTGTCTTTGTCGATTCAACTAGTTCTTGTGATCCTGAAAACCATTgcattacatttttactaaCTCCATGTGCTGCTGGTGCAGCTCCTCTAGGTGTAATTATATCCAAAGGCCAAAATGAAGCATCATATTCaagtagatttaatttaataaagcaaaatataaaacacgcaTTTTGTGGTCAAGGTTACCCATCTTTATTTTTGACAGATAACTCAGATGCCGAAATTAATGCACTGAAAACTGTGTGGCCGCAGTTGAGATCGCTACTTTGCATTTTCCATGTACTACAATCAGTTTGGAGATGGCTCTGGGacagtaaaaatagtattaaaaaaagaagatCGCCCTCCTATGATGAAAGCTTTTAGGGAAATGTTATATGCGCAGACTTCTGAAGAGGCACAAGAAAAATATATCGaaactatgaatattaaaagtaaCTATCCTATgtggaaaaaatatatcactgtTCATCATTGGAAATACAAAGAAAACTGGTGTTTAGCTTGGAGGGATCATACTAATAGAGGCCATCAAACCAACAACTTCAGTGAAGTATCAGTAAGAATTTTCaaggaaaatatattatgtcgcGTTAAAGCTTACAATGTTATTTCACTGATTGACTTTAGTTGTACAAAACTGGaggaaaactataaaaaaaaaattttagaattttccaATGATAGAAATTCTACTGTTCgattgttttttcaaaaattgattaTGTCACTAAAGAAGATATAAATGTTGACAATGAAGAATTTTATGTctcaagtgaaaaaaataaaaaaatgatgtattgTGTTGAACCAAATATCGGGTTTCACcgataaattgtttatttattttatctatgatGATACCGTAACGTCCATAACTGTAATAGTGACCCATTCAATGACCAGGTATGcagtacatagtacatactactCTACACCACGCTACATATAGTATTCAGTATAACAGAGCTATAGTTCATCTGCGGATGTTTTTTGttcgtgaatattattattttgttacaaaagtattacattaaattataatacctaatatatactaGTCTAATTGAAAATGTgcaatataaagttttaaataaattatgctttaaattaaatacacccATTTCAAGAGATTCATATAATGTGCAGATTACCCAATTAGGGATCGCGTCTTGTGACTTGAGGAGAAATGTCGCGGATATTAtgcttttatatgatttattaaatgttcttatttattttccGAAATTGTTATcttatattggttttaatataGATACTCACGAATTAagaaaatctaatttatttcatGTTTCTCTTTGCAAAAGTAATTATACTTCTACCTCGATTTTCTTTGGCCAACTCTATAACGGATCATGTACTGTAGATCGTATCTATCATGTTCttgagttaatttttaataaagttataaagtaatcaaattagaataaatgtaaaacccgggttaaatatttttttttttagtggaaATGAAAATCGAGCCGATTTACCAATTATTACTGACATATAGCAGGTACCTACTTACAATTTGTATTaggtaaacattaaaatacaattattattctaattgtttatttcaaaaagttattattgtagtttttgTTGTTGTAGTTGACAGTTGTTGTAACATATGGTATCACTATCCGGATCTCTACTCTGCTTTCAGAGTTCCATAACGAACAAGCTGATGTGAAAATAATGGTCGCAAAACTCATGTACAAATATGATAAGGTCTAAGACAAAAAGTCAGagttaaacgaaaaaaaaaatattcgcatttccaaatataaataatggaaTAATATCTATCACCATAAATAAAGAAATCTAAAATGAAATACGGACTTCTTGTgagttttattactttataaaactactttttatactaagttaatataataattttattattatgtgaaatattttatgaatttttgttcCGAAAAAGAAGATTCCGGAAAAATGTAGGTAACGTTATATAATTCAGTAATGAACAgggatttcaatatttattttgttaatacatttttgtcagTTACTATACCTACTTATCGGGACAATAAATtagcaaatatttaaatgttcctATTATTAAACGGAAACGAAATGCATGCAATgccatacaaataaaaataaaacatttcactATAGTTTACAATTGtgttaagataattattttaaacgacaAATGTGCAAATGACAGACTTAGTTTAATTACCTATACcaagtacttattatttaaaaaaaaattaaaaataatatttaaaagtattcataCACCTAACTGCTCTAATGTTCAAAACAGTTTTTAGTAATAAACTggttgattatttttaagttagtttaaatattataataatatgaataaagcAATGcaatcatttttgttaaaaacaatatgCTGTATACTGATTATCAACGTGACATGTAagcttttttaattatagatgaaattattaaacttcaatattttattctcagaaatgaaaataccaaaataaattaagtttaagacAATTTGAGTCGACATTAGGTGTGATTTTAAATGTACagtttattatgcatattaactattactatagtactaatattataatttgtatcatttgtaacatgaaaatatatgtacctacctatattatctattgaaattaacaaagtataattatattataattgtaaattaaattattaatttaaaacgtatatgATACAAACTTATccttcttaaatataattttacaatatacaggtattagtaaaaattacgcagttaaaataaaatatattatcaaaaaaaatataaataggtaatgcatattatgtatgaaatttagaaacatattttaagttagGCTAAATAATACTTCATATCATAAAATAGAGCAAGAATAcatagtgatattattataatttataatctattgaAATTTCAGAATAATTGCGCTTAGGACGTACCTACTTACTTATAgacttaatgtttattttatgtctgTTATCACGTTTTAGAGCAGACAATTTGCTTCAACCTGTAACTTTTAGGTTGGTTGCTGGTAGCAAATTGAATTAGTTAATACTCTGCAAGGCTAAGTATGTCCCTTAAAACTTAAGGAAAATTAAAAAGAGGAtaaacggaaatttttacgcaaaccaattttagacaaaattgatttatttctttattataatttagaaaggAAAATAATCAGAGATTTAaaactttcataaaatatttactaggcgtgttataaattatttcaaaacctATTTTCACATTCTACAGTACATTAGATTTAcgatgtttttggaaaaaatgatTTCATCCCATCACAACccaccaaattaaaaaaaaaaaccaaaacatcGACTTGagatatagtaatttaaatatacctaatacatcataaaatattcttaggTACCTACGACTATTTATCTACCAACCTTCTTCGCTTAGAATAGGTTTTTATAGTTTACGtcataggtatacgtatacaataatttaacattcaGTCAAGTTAAACACATCCACTATATAGTAATTtgtaatctattaaattataacggtATAGGTTTGTAGCCACATATAAGGCGCACTCGAAGAAATCTGTACTGGGAACCCCAACTTTAATTTAAgtctaaataagaaatattaaaatttaattgaattaaaactatgttttgtAATTTAGTCTGTAGCAGTTGCTTTAGATCAATATGCAAAGCTCGTTGTTATTTCAAGCATAGTGGATTCGACTTC
This genomic window contains:
- the LOC132920606 gene encoding LOW QUALITY PROTEIN: kelch-like protein 12 (The sequence of the model RefSeq protein was modified relative to this genomic sequence to represent the inferred CDS: deleted 1 base in 1 codon) produces the protein MDSEMETSDQEDSPSKSNRYSDEENEIALTSKGFNYRGINEPYSNLMQLDESTMDVSLVVNNQKLNAHKTVLASNSDYFDRMFDSYFKERFQDKIEINITDVSFDILSILVQFFYTSEIYITENNVQDLLISSSIFLLDEVQNACVNYIKKIIDTENCIDMKDLANTLGLNDLYSLCMTYIINNFRLVANTKEFMETNFDEILVLLKNDDLFAKEEMVYDVVMNWIKHDPATRSKYSSELLWYVRLPLVLNTYQGIIKVHEFQGAKLNEISSFRMEHRRPFRKGILVLSHYPFESTPEWYDAAFDQWQTCMCENCLCKTFQYRLLPPRTLCTVVLLDKNILFAAGGSRYGSGMKLANMFDLKTNKWISLIDMNFERLKPYIIQLESYVYVIGGCTSEKQNASVIEYYDLNKKAWYVVYSEINHIETFKNDTYVARVKGLIYIIGKTEAGYYDPRNNKWKYIDPIPEFNKGSAVCTLNGNIYIIGGQCLENYYKTVWAYCTLTEEWVSLAELNFARSYSGAVAMNGNIYLFGGKMIDTSSSNIFEIYNPHDNKWVTSNAFMKKDRCHIDAIVIDKNSLLFRQVFEESTNTIIH